One Paenibacillus sp. SYP-B4298 genomic window, GCTGGCCACCGCTCACCTGCTGGATCAAGGCTGCCGCAGGCTGGCTTTCCTGAATGGCCCGTTGACGTACTCCAACAGTCGTGATCGGCTAAGCGGGTATCTGCAGGCGTTGGCAGCTCGCGGAGTGGAGCAGGATGATGCCTGGCTGCTTGGGGGCAACTACAGTCGCAAGAGCGGCTACCAGTATGCAGAGCTGCTGGCGGCGGCGATCCGTGACGGACGCATCGACGGCATCGTGGCGGCCAACGACAGGATGGCGCTTGGACTGCTGCAGGGACTGCGGGATCAAGGAATCGAGCCGGGGCGCGATGTAGCGCTGATCGGCTATGACGACTCCGAGTCTGCCCGCTTCACGGAGCCGCAGCTATCGTCTGTAGCGGTCCCTTTCTATGAGATGGGGGAGCAGGCCGCAGAATTATTGCTCGCAGGGTTAAGCGGAGAGAAGGCGCAGGCTGTGCCTTCTAAGCTGGCGGTGCAGCTCGTGGAACGAGCTTCTACACTGCGCTTCAAGGCTGAATAGGGAAATCTGCGATGCTAGCAGAGACGTTGCTGCAGGCTGCGCCATTCACACAATCTGGCATGCGAATTTCATTAACATACCAAGGAGAGGTGTATGATCATGACAAATGTTCGTGTCGGCATGGTTGGCTATAAATTTATGGGGAAGGCGCATAGCAATGCGTATCGCGCATTGCCGATGTTTCTGCCGGATGTCCCCCACCCGGAGCTGAAGGCGATCTGTGGCCGCGACCCTCAGGGCGTCGAGCAGGCGCGCGCCCAATTCGGCTGGGAGAGCGCCGTCACTGACTGGCGGGAGCTGGTCGCACGCGACGACATCGACTTGATCGACATCAATGCGCCCAGCGATGCGCATAAGGAGATTGCGCTGGCGGCAGCGGCTAATGGCAAGCATATCTTCTGCGAGAAGCCGCTGGCGCTGACGCTGGCAGACTCCAAGGAAATGCATGAAGCAGCGGTCAAGGCGGGTGTGAAGCATATGGTGGGCTTCAACTACCGGTTTGCTCCGGCGGTACAGCTTGCGAAGAAGCTGGTGAGCGAGGGGCGTATCGGCAAAATCTATCATTATCGCGCCTGGTTTCTGCAGGACTGGATTATTGAGGAGGACTTCCCGCTCGTCTGGCGTCTGCAGAAGGAGATTGCGGGCTCCGGCTCGCATGGCGATCTCGGCGCTCACTGTATCGACCTTGCCCGCTTCCTGGTAGGTGAATTCCAGGAGGTCATCGGCATGAGCGAGACGTTCATCAAGCAGCGGCCGCTGCCGTCGGAGATGACCGGGCTGAGCGCCAAGGGCAGCAAGGATGCGCCGCTGGGCGAGGTGACGGTTGATGATGCGACCTTGTTCATGACCCGCTTCGAGAATGGTGCGCTCGGCAGCTTCGAGGCGACGCGCTTCGCGGCAGGGCATCGCTGTACGAATGCGTTCGAGATTAACGGCAGCAAGGGCAGCATCAAGTTTGATTTTGAACGGCTCAATGAACTGCAGGTGTACTTCACCGAGGATGATGCCGATGTGCAGGGCTTCCGCCGCGTGCTGGTGACTGACCCGCCGCATGCATATATGGAGGCGTGGTGGCCGCCGGGTCACACGATCGGTTACGAGCACACCTTTACCCATGAGATGCATGAGATGATGAGTGCCATTGCGGAGGATCGCCAGCCGGTGCCGAACTTTGAGGACGGGGTGAAATGCCAGGAGGTGCTGGAGGCGGTCGACCGCTCGATCGAGGAACGCAGATGGGTGCAGCTCAAGGAATTGCAATAACTACTATATAACGGAGGGTAGGGACAGCCAGATGAGAAAAGCGTTGATTGTGTGGGGCGGCTGGCTTGGGCATGAGCCGCAGCAGGTGGCGGATATTTTCGCAGAGGTGCTGAAGCAGGAGAATTTCGAGGTGGAAATATCGGATACGCTGCAGGCTTTCGCTGATGCCGAGAAGCTGAAGGGGCTGGATCTGATCATCCCGCTCTGGACGATGGGCAAGATCGAGCAGGAGCTTGTGAACAATGTATCGGCGGCTGTGCAGAGCGGTGTTGGTCTGGCAGGCTGCCATGGCGGCATGTGCGATGCGTTCCGCGAAAATGTCGACTGGCAGTTCATGACCGGCGGCAATTGGGTGGCGCATCCGGGGAATGATGGGGTGGAGTACGTCGTCAATATCAAGCAAAGCTCCAGTCCGCTAGTGGATGGCATGCAGGATTTTACAGTCAAGACCGAGCAATATTATCTGCATGTTGATCCGGCGGTTGAGGTGCTTGCTACGACTCGCTTCCCGCTGGTCGATGGGCCGCATGTACTGAACAAGGCTGTCGATATGCCGGTTGCCTGGACGAAGCGTTGGGGCGTGGGCCGTGTATACTACAATTCGCTCGGACATGTCGCCAATATTATCGCTATGTCGGAAGTGAAAGAAATGATGCGCAGAGGGTTTCTGTGGGCAGCGGAGGGCAAGGAGCTCGCGGCACGCGCAGGAGCGTCAGCAGAAGCAGCATATACAGGGATGGCGGATAACCAGTTGTAAGAAGGGACGATAGTAATCATGAACAAGATGAAGGTAGGCATCATCGGTTGCGGCAACATAAGCAAGATTTATTTCACGAATCTGCAAAAGTATGAGGAAGTTGAAGTCTATGCCTGCGCTGATCTGGATGTCAGCCGCGCAGAGGCGCGCGCCGCTGAATTCGGTGTGGGCAAGGCCTACTCTGTAGATGAGCTGATCGCCGATCCCGCTGTCGAGATTGTGGTCAATCTCACGATTCCGCAGGCGCATGCGGAGGTCTCGATCCGGGCTCTGGAGGCCGGCAAGCATGTCTATGTCGAGAAGCCGCTCGCTGTGACGCGTGAGGAAGCGAAGGCGATGCTGGATACGGCGAGCCGCAAGGGACTCCGGTTGGCAAGCGCGCCGGAGACCTTCCTGGGCGGCGGCATTCAGACCTGCCGCAAGCTGGTGGATGATGGAGCGATCGGAACACCGATCTCCATCTCCGGCTTTATGATCTGCGGCGGACACGAGAGCTGGCATCCTGACCCGGCGTTCTATTACAAGCGCGGCGGCGGGCCGATGTTCGACATGGGGCCGTATTACTTGACCGCCTTCGTCAATCTGCTGGGCCCGATGCGTCGCGTGACGGGTTCGGCTGTCATCTCGTACCCGGAACGCACGATTATGAGCGAGCCCAAGCGCGGTGAGGTGGTTCAGGTGGAGACGCCGACGCATATCGCGGGCGTCATCGATTTTGTAAGCGGCGCGGTTGGCACACTCATTACAAGCTTTGATGCGAAGGCGGGCTCGTCGCTCCCGAGCATCGAGCTGCATGGCAGTGCAGGCACGCTGTTGATCCCGGACCCGAACCTCTTCGGCGGCGAGGTCAAGCTGCGCCGTGCCGGCAGTTGGGAATGGGAGAAGATCGAGCTGACGCATAGTTATATCGACAATGATCGCGGCGTCGGCGTTGCGGATATGGCGCGTGCCATTCAGGCAGGGGAGCCGCATCGCGCCAGCGGCGAGCTGGCCTACCATGTGCTGGAGGCGATGCATGGCTTCCATGATGCGTCCGCGGAAGGGCGGCATTATGAGCTGCAGAGCCGCTGTGAGCGACCGGAGCCTATGACTCCTTTGTCTATCTGATAACTCGGCAATATACAAGCGGTGTGATTTAATCTCCGCCGAATCGGCGGCAATAGCATAAAAAGGCGAACTATAAATAACAAAATTATTTATAACGTTCGCCTTTTGGCGTTGACAAGGCTTGTGAGGATTGATAAACTAGAAGAGGTTTAAAACGTTGAATCAGCTTTTACTTTCAAGCAGTGGAGCTTGCTTGGCAACATTGCAAGAGACAATGGGAATCATGCTATAATAGATGAAGGGGATGGGCTTTCGGTTGCAAGTCGGCCGGGAGTGCAGTTTTCTGTCCTCCGCTTGTCGAAATTTGAAGTGTCTCGTATAAATTTGGGGATACGGCCCGAAAGTTTCTACCCGAAGACCATAAATTTTCGGACTACGAGCATCGTATAAGGAATAGGTTGTCCCGCAAGGGGCAGCCTTCTGCTGTCTTTATGGAAAGATAAAACGGCAGCAAGCGGGCAGCCTGCCTGTGCCGCATTCCTTCACATTGCTTGCTGTCCCTCAGCCTGTGCACACGAACATAGCGCATCTGGCTGGGTTTTTGTTGTTTATAACCGAAGCGTGGTCGCAGTAAGGTATAGCCTGCGGAGCCGCGCTTCCAAACTTAGATCAGAAAGTGGGATGGATGCATGTCTGCGAAGGTGGGCGTCATCATGGGCAGCAAGTCGGATTGGGAGACTATGAAGCTTGCCTGTGACGTTCTGGACGAGTTGGAGATTCCTTATGAGAAGAAGGTCGTGTCGGCGCATCGAACGCCGGACTTGATGTTTGAATACGCAGAAACGGCTGTACAGCGCGGATTGAAGGTGATTATCGCGGGTGCGGGCGGGGCTGCACATCTGCCGGGGATGGTCGCCGCGAAGACGACTTTGCCGGTTATTGGTGTTCCTGTGAAATCCTCTAACCTTAGCGGCATGGATTCGCTGCTCTCGATCGTGCAGATGCCGGCAGGCATCCCCGTTGCGACGGTAGCGATCGGCAATGCGGGCGGCTCCAATGCCGGGCTGCTGGCCGCGCAGATGCTGGGCGCGTTCGACCCGGAGGTGCAGGCGCGCGTGGAGGCTCGCCGCGAGCGGACGAAGCAGGCGGTTCTGGAAAGCAGTGAGACGCTATGAGCAGTCTGGAAGCGAGCAAGACCCCGCGCGTCATTCGCCCGGGCGCGACGATCGGTATCCTGGGGGGCGGGCAGCTCGGTCGCATGATGGCGCTGTCCGGCAGCAACATGGGCTATCGCTTTGTGGCGCTTGATCCGGCGCAGGATGCGCCATGCGGACAAGTAGCCGGTCAGATCGTGGCGGCATATGATGACCGCGAGGCAGCCAGGGAGCTGGCGCGCCGCTCGGATGTCATTACGTATGAATTCGAGAATGTCGACTCCGGCGTAGCGGCGATGCTGATGGAGGAATCCTATGTGCCGCAGGGCAGCGAGCTGCTCTATACGACCCAGCATCGCCTGCGCGAGAAGCGCGCTATCGAGGCGGCAGGTGTGAAGGTTGCGCCTTATGCCGAGATTGGCAGCGAGCAGGAGCTGCGCGAGGCGGTCATAAGGCTGGGGCTGCCGAGTGTGCTCAAGACGGCGACGGGCGGCTATGACGGCAAGGGTCAGTGGGTGCTGCGCTCCGAGGCGGACATTGCTCCTGCCTACGCCGAGCTGAGCCGTGCTGGCGTGGAGCTGGTGCTGGAGCAGTTCATCCGCTTCGACAAGGAGCTGTCGGTCATCGCGGCTCGCAGCCCGCTGGGCGAGATTCGCACCTTCCCGGTAGCCGAGAATATTCATGTCGACAATATATTGCATCTGTCGATCGTCCCGGCTCGCATCTCGCAGCAGGTGGAGGAGCAGGCTCGTGAGCTGGCGGTGAAGATAGCCAACGGATTGAATGCGGTGGGCCTGATCGCAGTCGAGATGTTCCTCACCGCAGACGGCGAGCTGTATGTGAATGAATTGGCGCCGCGTCCGCATAATAGCGGTCACTATACGATGGAGGCATGCCGCACGTCGCAATTCGAGCAGCATGTGCGCGCGGTGTGCAGTCTGCCGCTCGGCGATACGTCGCTGATGACGCCAGTGGTTATGGTGAATGTGCTGGGCGAGCATGTTGCGCCTGTGCTGGAGCGGTTCGCTGTGGCGGACGAGGCGGCGGCGCGGCTGGGTGTCGTGCCGAAGCTTCATCTGTATGGCAAGAGCGAGGCGAAGGTCAAGCGCAAGATGGGACATATCAATGTGCTGGCGGATGATGTGGACGCTGCGCTGGCCTGGATCGATGAAACGAATATATGGGGGGCTTGATATAGGATGTTGGAACGGTACAGCAGACCAGAGATGAGAGCAATCTGGACAGAGGAGAACAAATTCAAGGCATGGCTTGAGGTGGAGCTGTGCGCTTGTGAGGCTTGGGTAGAGCTGGGCGTCATTCCGAAGGAGGATGTGGAGGCGCTGCGCGCCAAAGCAAGCTTCGACATTGACCGCATCTATGAGATCGAGCAGGAGACGCGCCATGATGTGATTGCCTTCACGCGGGCGGTGTCCGAGACGGTCGGCGCAGAGCGTAAATGGGTTCATTACGGCCTGACCTCCACCGACGTCGTCGACACGGCGACAGGCTACCTGCTGCGGCAGGCAAATGAGATACTGCTGCGCGACATCGAGCAGTTCATCGAAATCCTGCGTGTGCAGGCGATTGCCTACAAGGATACGCCGATGATGGGACGCACGCATGGCGTTCATGCCGAGCCGACGACGTTCGGCCTGAAGGTCGCGCTGTGGTATGAGGAAATGAAGCGCAACCTGGAGCGCTTCCAGCATGCAGCCGACGGCGTGCAGTATGGCAAAATCTCCGGAGCGGTTGGCACCTATGCGAATATTGATCCATTCGTGGAGGAGTTCGTATGCCGCAAGCTGGGCACGAAGCCGGCGCCGATCTCGACACAGACGCTGCAGCGTGACCGCCATGCCGAATATATGGCGACACTGGCGCTGATCGCGACCTCCCTGGACAAGTTCGCGACCGAGATTCGCGCGCTGCAAAAGAGCGAGTTCCGCGAGGTGGAGGAGCCGTTCGCCAAGGGACAGAAGGGCTCGTCGGCGATGCCGCACAAGCGCAACCCGATCGGCTGCGAGAACATCTCCGGCCTGGCGCGCGTCATTCGCGGGCATATGATCTCCGCCTACGAGAATGTGCCGCTGTGGCATGAGCGCGACATCAGCCATTCCTCGGTAGAGCGTGTTATTCTGCCGGATGCGACGATGCTGCTCAACTATATGCTGAACCGTCTGGGCAACATTATCAAGAATCTGACGGTCTTCCCTGAGAATATGAAACGGAACATGCAGCGCACCTATGGGGTGCCGTTCTCCGGCCGTGTTATGACGAAGCTGATCGACAAGGGCTTCAGCCGCGAGCAGGCCTATGACACCGTGCAGCCACGCGCTATGCAGGCGTGGGAGGAGCAGCGCCAATTCCGCGACATTATCGAATCGACGCCGGAAATTACCGGGGTGCTGTCGGCGGAGGAGATCGATGATTGCTTCAACCCGGCCTGGCATCTGAAGCATGTCGATACGATCTTTGCCCGGCTTGGCCTGAACTAAGAGAACCAAGAGAGGAGCGTCACCCAACTATGGCAACTAGTGCGATGAATAGCGAAGCGATCTCCACGGCGGAGCCTTATGTCAAGGCCCCGCTCCTGTACAAGGGCAAGGTGCGCGAGCTGTACGATCTGGGAGAGCATTATCTGATTGTGGTCACCGACCGCATCTCGGCGTTTGACTATGTGCTCGACCCGGCTGTGCCGAATAAGGGCAATGTGCTGAATCGGCTGAGCGCTTACTGGTTCGAGCAGACGGCAGCCATCCAGCCGAACCATGTCGTTCATACGGATGTGGACAAGCTGGGTGAGCTGATTACGCAGCCTGACCTGCTGCGTGACCGGATCATGGTGACGCGCAAGGCGGAGCGGATCGACATCGAATGCGTCGTGCGCGGCTATATCACAGGCGGTGGCTGGAGACAATATGTGCAGACATCTGCGATCAACGGCATTGAGCTGCCACAGGGTCTGCGCAAGAACGAGCGGTTCCCTGAGCCGATCTTCACGCCTGCTGCGAAGAATGATGTCGGTCATGACGAGGACATCCCCTTCTCCCGCATGCAGGAGCTGGTGGGAGCGGAGCTGGCAGAGGAGCTGCGTGATCGGAGCATCAAGCTGTACACGTTCGCGCATGAGCGCTGCGCGCAGCAGGGCATTATTCTGGCGGACTGCAAGTTTGAATTCGGCCTGATCGACGGCAAGGTCATCTTGATTGATGAAATCTTCACACCGGATTCCTCGCGCTTCTGGGCGCAGGACAAGTATGAGCTGGATACGGAGATTGACAGCATGGACAAGGAGCCCGTGCGCACCTACCTGCTGCAATCTGACTGGGATCGCGACAGCAAGCCGGCCCCGCTGCCGGAGCATGTTGTGGCAGAGACCAGCAGCCGTTATCTGGACATCTACAGCAGGCTGACCGGGAAGTAGTCATCCGATCAGCCCGCCTGCTTCAGCAGGCAGGGCGCTGCTGGGAGCAGACAGGCGAGAGCCTCATCCGTATTGTATATAGCACGATCCTATAATCTCTCACGCGGCGGGGCAGACACGCAATAAGCGGTTGTCCGGCCGAAGGGCGGGGATGGTAGCATAGCTGCAAGGCATGAGCAAGCACATCATATCGAAGATGAACGTTCATCTCTCATTTCTAGGAGGAGTAACAAGCGATGAAAGCAACCGTATATGTCACAATCAAGCAAAATGTATTGGACCCACAAGGCAGCGCTGTTCAGGGAGCATTGCATACGATGGGCTTTGCCGAGGTAGGCAAGGTGAGAATCGGCAAGTATTTGGAACTGGAGCTGGACACGACAGACCGTTCCGAAGCGGAAGCGCGGATTACCTCGATGTGCGAAAAGCTGCTTGCAAATACGGTAATTGAAGATTACCGCTTTGAATTGGAGGGTTAAGCAATGAAGTTTGCGGTAATCGTATTTCCGGGCTCGAACTGTGACATCGACTGCTACAAGGCGGTAGAGGAAACAATCGGCCAGAAGGTGGATTACGTATGGCATACAGCTACGGATCTGTCCGGCTATGATTGCATTCTCGTGCCAGGCGGTTTCTCCTATGGAGACTATCTGCGCTGCGGA contains:
- a CDS encoding LacI family DNA-binding transcriptional regulator → MGIGRKEVAKLAGVSEATVSRVLNGIGPVREETRRKVLAAAEQLSYVPNMLAQQLARRRSGNLGVVLPYVPKVHLFSTYYFAEILSGIGESARRRGYNLLIIPLSQTEEHRYTNLYQMQKVDACIMLGSQDMGNERAALSRLAEQQHPFCLINQRFESEPFVTVEADHVEGGRLATAHLLDQGCRRLAFLNGPLTYSNSRDRLSGYLQALAARGVEQDDAWLLGGNYSRKSGYQYAELLAAAIRDGRIDGIVAANDRMALGLLQGLRDQGIEPGRDVALIGYDDSESARFTEPQLSSVAVPFYEMGEQAAELLLAGLSGEKAQAVPSKLAVQLVERASTLRFKAE
- a CDS encoding Gfo/Idh/MocA family protein, whose translation is MTNVRVGMVGYKFMGKAHSNAYRALPMFLPDVPHPELKAICGRDPQGVEQARAQFGWESAVTDWRELVARDDIDLIDINAPSDAHKEIALAAAANGKHIFCEKPLALTLADSKEMHEAAVKAGVKHMVGFNYRFAPAVQLAKKLVSEGRIGKIYHYRAWFLQDWIIEEDFPLVWRLQKEIAGSGSHGDLGAHCIDLARFLVGEFQEVIGMSETFIKQRPLPSEMTGLSAKGSKDAPLGEVTVDDATLFMTRFENGALGSFEATRFAAGHRCTNAFEINGSKGSIKFDFERLNELQVYFTEDDADVQGFRRVLVTDPPHAYMEAWWPPGHTIGYEHTFTHEMHEMMSAIAEDRQPVPNFEDGVKCQEVLEAVDRSIEERRWVQLKELQ
- a CDS encoding ThuA domain-containing protein, which encodes MRKALIVWGGWLGHEPQQVADIFAEVLKQENFEVEISDTLQAFADAEKLKGLDLIIPLWTMGKIEQELVNNVSAAVQSGVGLAGCHGGMCDAFRENVDWQFMTGGNWVAHPGNDGVEYVVNIKQSSSPLVDGMQDFTVKTEQYYLHVDPAVEVLATTRFPLVDGPHVLNKAVDMPVAWTKRWGVGRVYYNSLGHVANIIAMSEVKEMMRRGFLWAAEGKELAARAGASAEAAYTGMADNQL
- a CDS encoding Gfo/Idh/MocA family protein, coding for MNKMKVGIIGCGNISKIYFTNLQKYEEVEVYACADLDVSRAEARAAEFGVGKAYSVDELIADPAVEIVVNLTIPQAHAEVSIRALEAGKHVYVEKPLAVTREEAKAMLDTASRKGLRLASAPETFLGGGIQTCRKLVDDGAIGTPISISGFMICGGHESWHPDPAFYYKRGGGPMFDMGPYYLTAFVNLLGPMRRVTGSAVISYPERTIMSEPKRGEVVQVETPTHIAGVIDFVSGAVGTLITSFDAKAGSSLPSIELHGSAGTLLIPDPNLFGGEVKLRRAGSWEWEKIELTHSYIDNDRGVGVADMARAIQAGEPHRASGELAYHVLEAMHGFHDASAEGRHYELQSRCERPEPMTPLSI
- the purE gene encoding 5-(carboxyamino)imidazole ribonucleotide mutase, with the protein product MSAKVGVIMGSKSDWETMKLACDVLDELEIPYEKKVVSAHRTPDLMFEYAETAVQRGLKVIIAGAGGAAHLPGMVAAKTTLPVIGVPVKSSNLSGMDSLLSIVQMPAGIPVATVAIGNAGGSNAGLLAAQMLGAFDPEVQARVEARRERTKQAVLESSETL
- the purK gene encoding 5-(carboxyamino)imidazole ribonucleotide synthase, with protein sequence MSSLEASKTPRVIRPGATIGILGGGQLGRMMALSGSNMGYRFVALDPAQDAPCGQVAGQIVAAYDDREAARELARRSDVITYEFENVDSGVAAMLMEESYVPQGSELLYTTQHRLREKRAIEAAGVKVAPYAEIGSEQELREAVIRLGLPSVLKTATGGYDGKGQWVLRSEADIAPAYAELSRAGVELVLEQFIRFDKELSVIAARSPLGEIRTFPVAENIHVDNILHLSIVPARISQQVEEQARELAVKIANGLNAVGLIAVEMFLTADGELYVNELAPRPHNSGHYTMEACRTSQFEQHVRAVCSLPLGDTSLMTPVVMVNVLGEHVAPVLERFAVADEAAARLGVVPKLHLYGKSEAKVKRKMGHINVLADDVDAALAWIDETNIWGA
- the purB gene encoding adenylosuccinate lyase, with product MLERYSRPEMRAIWTEENKFKAWLEVELCACEAWVELGVIPKEDVEALRAKASFDIDRIYEIEQETRHDVIAFTRAVSETVGAERKWVHYGLTSTDVVDTATGYLLRQANEILLRDIEQFIEILRVQAIAYKDTPMMGRTHGVHAEPTTFGLKVALWYEEMKRNLERFQHAADGVQYGKISGAVGTYANIDPFVEEFVCRKLGTKPAPISTQTLQRDRHAEYMATLALIATSLDKFATEIRALQKSEFREVEEPFAKGQKGSSAMPHKRNPIGCENISGLARVIRGHMISAYENVPLWHERDISHSSVERVILPDATMLLNYMLNRLGNIIKNLTVFPENMKRNMQRTYGVPFSGRVMTKLIDKGFSREQAYDTVQPRAMQAWEEQRQFRDIIESTPEITGVLSAEEIDDCFNPAWHLKHVDTIFARLGLN
- a CDS encoding phosphoribosylaminoimidazolesuccinocarboxamide synthase, which produces MNSEAISTAEPYVKAPLLYKGKVRELYDLGEHYLIVVTDRISAFDYVLDPAVPNKGNVLNRLSAYWFEQTAAIQPNHVVHTDVDKLGELITQPDLLRDRIMVTRKAERIDIECVVRGYITGGGWRQYVQTSAINGIELPQGLRKNERFPEPIFTPAAKNDVGHDEDIPFSRMQELVGAELAEELRDRSIKLYTFAHERCAQQGIILADCKFEFGLIDGKVILIDEIFTPDSSRFWAQDKYELDTEIDSMDKEPVRTYLLQSDWDRDSKPAPLPEHVVAETSSRYLDIYSRLTGK
- the purS gene encoding phosphoribosylformylglycinamidine synthase subunit PurS; translated protein: MKATVYVTIKQNVLDPQGSAVQGALHTMGFAEVGKVRIGKYLELELDTTDRSEAEARITSMCEKLLANTVIEDYRFELEG